The uncultured Roseibium sp. genome contains a region encoding:
- a CDS encoding DinB family protein: protein MIDPTPYRKFAAYNATMTARLYDTCAQMSDEDRKADRGAFFKSVHSTLNHLLFADRVWMSRFTGKTYEYGAMGVDIYDDFSVLRNAHLDMAGDIEVWTRTLTPEWLSGDLRWTNTAGTVTSERPRWLLVSHLFNHQTHHRGQITTLLSQTGLDIGVTDLLFVP, encoded by the coding sequence ATGATCGATCCGACGCCCTACCGGAAATTCGCTGCCTACAACGCTACAATGACGGCCAGGCTCTACGACACCTGTGCGCAGATGTCCGATGAGGACAGGAAGGCCGACCGTGGCGCGTTCTTCAAATCGGTCCATTCCACGCTCAATCACCTGCTGTTCGCCGACCGTGTCTGGATGAGCCGCTTTACAGGCAAGACTTACGAATACGGCGCGATGGGCGTCGATATTTACGACGATTTTTCCGTGCTGAGAAACGCCCATCTGGATATGGCCGGCGACATCGAAGTCTGGACCCGGACCCTAACACCGGAGTGGCTTTCCGGCGATCTGCGCTGGACGAATACCGCGGGAACGGTTACCAGCGAACGCCCGCGTTGGCTGCTGGTCTCCCACCTCTTCAATCACCAGACACATCACAGGGGACAGATCACGACACTCCTGTCCCAGACGGGTCTGGACATCGGCGTGACCGATCTGCTCTTCGTTCCCTGA